The following proteins come from a genomic window of Natronosalvus vescus:
- a CDS encoding aminomethyltransferase family protein → MKPSVIESIHDDHGATFLERDGRRVVDHYGRPERAHRAVRNGVGLLEVAYGVLVVEGDDRLEYVDNVVSNRVPAADGQGCYALLLDPQGRIESELYVYNAGERLLLFTPPDQAADIAADWSEKVFIQDVDIRDATDEFAVFGVHGPTATEKIASVLTGPGSPDERFSFVRGSMGDAGVSVIRTEGLAGEESYEVVCSADDAADVHDVLSTQGLNAAPFGYRTWETLTLEAGSPLFSSELEGTVPNVLGLRLALDFEKGCYVGQEVVSRVENRGQPSRKLVGLTLEGDSVPAGGATIFDGDATVGEVTRAARTPMFESPIALALVEYGLEEDGRTLSVRVGGEEVPAILKPLPFLEGSERSARLPVYE, encoded by the coding sequence ATGAAGCCGAGCGTCATCGAGTCGATCCACGACGATCACGGTGCAACCTTCCTCGAGCGCGACGGCCGGCGCGTCGTCGACCACTACGGACGCCCCGAACGGGCCCACCGCGCCGTCCGAAACGGCGTTGGACTGCTCGAGGTCGCCTACGGCGTGCTCGTCGTCGAGGGCGACGATCGGCTCGAGTACGTCGATAACGTCGTCTCGAATCGCGTTCCCGCAGCCGATGGCCAGGGCTGTTACGCCCTCCTCCTCGACCCCCAGGGGCGGATCGAATCTGAACTGTACGTCTACAACGCCGGCGAACGGCTGTTGCTGTTCACCCCGCCGGATCAGGCCGCCGACATCGCCGCCGACTGGTCGGAGAAGGTGTTCATCCAGGACGTCGATATCCGGGACGCAACCGACGAGTTCGCCGTCTTCGGCGTCCACGGGCCGACGGCGACCGAGAAGATCGCCAGCGTCCTCACCGGCCCCGGGTCGCCCGACGAGCGATTTTCGTTCGTTCGCGGGTCGATGGGCGACGCCGGCGTGAGCGTGATTCGAACCGAGGGACTGGCCGGCGAGGAGAGCTACGAGGTCGTCTGCAGCGCCGACGATGCGGCCGACGTCCACGACGTCCTCTCCACCCAGGGACTGAACGCCGCCCCGTTCGGCTACCGAACCTGGGAGACGCTGACCCTCGAGGCCGGTTCCCCGCTCTTTTCGAGCGAACTAGAGGGAACCGTCCCGAACGTTCTCGGCCTGCGGCTGGCCCTCGATTTCGAGAAGGGGTGTTACGTCGGCCAGGAGGTCGTCTCCCGAGTGGAAAATCGCGGCCAACCGAGCCGGAAACTGGTCGGATTGACCCTCGAGGGTGACTCGGTACCCGCGGGCGGTGCAACCATCTTCGACGGCGACGCCACCGTCGGCGAGGTGACCCGGGCCGCGAGAACGCCGATGTTCGAGTCTCCCATCGCGCTGGCCCTGGTCGAGTACGGCCTCGAGGAGGACGGCCGTACATTGTCCGTTCGCGTCGGCGGCGAGGAAGTGCCCGCGATCCTGAAGCCGCTACCGTTCCTCGAGGGATCCGAGCGGTCGGCGCGCCTGCCGGTGTACGAGTGA
- a CDS encoding nuclear transport factor 2 family protein — MSSCPSENSPATLVRRYYAALDSHDYDELETILAPEFVQRRPDRTFETRAAFVRFMRDDRPTPDTRHELEELVVEGDGDTVVARGRVIDMESTNADAPGSTDSDVLLSFVDTFTVESGRLVRLETRLR; from the coding sequence GTGAGCTCGTGCCCCAGCGAGAACTCGCCTGCGACCCTCGTCAGGCGATACTACGCCGCTCTCGATAGCCACGACTACGACGAACTCGAGACGATCCTCGCACCCGAGTTCGTCCAGCGACGGCCGGATCGAACGTTCGAAACGCGAGCGGCGTTCGTCCGGTTCATGCGCGACGACCGTCCCACTCCCGACACGCGCCACGAACTCGAGGAACTCGTCGTCGAGGGCGACGGCGACACGGTCGTCGCGCGGGGTCGCGTGATCGACATGGAATCGACGAACGCTGACGCGCCCGGATCCACTGACTCGGACGTCCTCCTCTCGTTCGTCGACACTTTCACGGTCGAATCCGGCCGTCTCGTCCGCCTCGAGACGCGGCTCCGGTAG
- a CDS encoding GNAT family N-acetyltransferase, with protein sequence MHGLFPERIETDRLVFEPMIPETVDPFECYVLVTREDWQGAATEHMPWFRFNRLDRVTAFLEKCERQWADREIARYLMRSKAEDGALVGITGYRPEWNERRAVSEIVLAESYWGREYGLERASVFIELTFESYDLEAYYTTCAAGNDPSRRMIEKYIEKYGGRHEGLLRQHSPRPNGEVTDQHRFTILREEYEAATADRNTLDCDLEWEGVRLEGTFES encoded by the coding sequence ATGCACGGACTCTTTCCCGAGCGAATCGAGACGGATCGCCTCGTGTTCGAACCGATGATCCCCGAAACCGTCGACCCGTTCGAGTGCTACGTCCTCGTGACGCGGGAGGACTGGCAGGGGGCGGCGACCGAGCACATGCCGTGGTTCCGATTCAACCGACTCGACCGGGTCACCGCCTTCCTCGAGAAGTGCGAACGGCAGTGGGCAGACCGCGAGATCGCTCGCTATCTGATGCGATCGAAAGCGGAAGACGGGGCGCTCGTCGGCATCACCGGCTATCGCCCCGAGTGGAACGAACGGCGGGCGGTGTCCGAGATCGTCCTCGCCGAGTCCTACTGGGGCCGGGAGTACGGGCTGGAACGCGCATCGGTGTTCATCGAACTGACGTTCGAGAGCTACGACCTCGAGGCCTACTACACCACCTGTGCGGCCGGAAACGACCCCTCCCGGCGCATGATCGAGAAGTACATCGAGAAATACGGTGGCCGTCACGAGGGGCTGTTGCGCCAGCACTCGCCGCGCCCGAACGGCGAGGTGACCGACCAGCACCGGTTCACCATCCTGCGCGAGGAGTACGAGGCCGCCACGGCGGATCGAAACACCCTGGACTGTGATCTCGAGTGGGAAGGAGTTCGCCTGGAGGGTACGTTTGAGTCCTGA